The Triticum aestivum cultivar Chinese Spring chromosome 3A, IWGSC CS RefSeq v2.1, whole genome shotgun sequence genome includes a region encoding these proteins:
- the LOC123061992 gene encoding ubiquitin domain-containing protein 2, with product MGCAGSTPKSDDSSKKLKKPKPWKHTQSITPAQLKQMREEFWDTTPHYGGQKEIWDALRAAAEADLALAQTIVDSAGIIVSNSDMTLCYDERGAKYELPKYVLSEPTNLIREK from the exons ATGGGCTGCGCCGGATCCACCCCTAAATCTGACG ATAGCAGTAAGAAGCTGAAAAAACCAAAGCCTTGGAAGCACACTCAGTCAATAACACCAGCACAACTCAAACAGATGCGCGAAGAATTCTGGGACACTACTCCTCACTATGGTGGACAGAAAG AGATCTGGGATGCACTTCGGGCCGCTGCAGAAGCTGATTTAGCACTTGCGCAAACCATAGTAGACAGTGCTGGCATCATTGTCTCAAATTCTGACATGACACTCTGCTACGACGAAAGAG GTGCCAAATACGAACTACCAAAGTACGTTCTGAGCGAGCCGACTAATTTGATCCGGGAGAAATGA